The following coding sequences lie in one Patescibacteria group bacterium genomic window:
- a CDS encoding LOG family protein, whose translation MSHRLGTIPGIVIKEASLANGSSLVSIMKAVAEGEVEVRTKGLVVAICGGSSLAQDDINCYKAQQLAAGVAARGGVIVNGGENSGLMLAVASVIRDSVLGVACPYHQTIPYINKTIVNSYQTRKMIITVMPTVVFFTGQVGTLDELMTTIGWVKSLLKQNALPPNIWVDDYWWDVLDLLNNKNAIQDNVWQYIHKFTEVDEILKSFV comes from the coding sequence ATGTCTCATCGATTAGGAACGATACCGGGCATTGTTATTAAAGAAGCTAGCCTAGCTAATGGTTCAAGCTTGGTTTCCATAATGAAGGCAGTGGCGGAAGGTGAAGTGGAAGTAAGAACTAAAGGTTTAGTAGTGGCTATTTGCGGTGGAAGTAGTTTGGCTCAGGATGATATTAATTGTTATAAAGCTCAGCAATTAGCCGCTGGTGTAGCTGCTCGAGGCGGGGTAATTGTCAACGGTGGAGAAAATAGCGGCCTTATGTTGGCGGTAGCCAGTGTGATTAGGGATAGTGTTTTGGGAGTGGCTTGTCCTTATCATCAAACTATTCCTTATATAAACAAAACTATAGTGAATTCTTACCAAACTAGAAAAATGATAATAACAGTTATGCCAACCGTGGTATTTTTTACCGGCCAGGTCGGCACTTTGGACGAGCTTATGACGACCATTGGTTGGGTTAAATCTTTGCTTAAACAAAATGCTTTACCGCCTAATATATGGGTAGATGATTATTGGTGGGATGTGTTAGACTTACTAAACAATAAAAATGCCATTCAGGATAACGTTTGGCAGTATATTCATAAATTTACAGAAGTTGATGAAATATTAAAGTCTTTTGTTTAA
- the recJ gene encoding single-stranded-DNA-specific exonuclease RecJ, which produces MVLEKNWVVAEPVQEEIIARFPKIGKLLLQLLWNRGIKQAEQIEEYLKPDWFKNVLDPYLFKHMTKAVKRIYEAIGNKEVIAVYGDYDADGVCAATILLDTLNKLGAQTEYYIPHREKEGYGLKKEAINYLQTKKVSLIITCDCGIANLTEVAFANSQGINVIITDHHQAQDALPEAYAILHAGLAEEKYPFKKLSGGGTAFKLVQGLLRYDGCPMPAKAGEAWEKWLLDLVAISTIADMVPVQGENRVLVNYGLTVLKKTQRLGLQKLMQVANINVDKISAQTVSFQIAPRLNAAGRLDHANTALALLMANNEQEATELAKSISLTNSRRQKITEEMFEAAKKQIGELAVDKYLVQAYQADWQLGMVGLVAGKLVQYYNRPALVLCDNNGQIMGSGRSGIGDFDLAATFTDLKEYLTNYGGHKEAAGLSLPKANLEIFLQAMDKAAALKLNKQNLSAELKIDAELKLAEINWDLLQTVSKVEPVGQTNPGVLLVSRGLRLEEINPVGSDGQHIRLIISQAGTSQKFIFFNGATKVINLTKGAIIDVVYQVGINEWNGNQELQLKIIDIKSHDQS; this is translated from the coding sequence ATGGTTTTAGAAAAAAATTGGGTCGTAGCCGAGCCTGTCCAGGAAGAAATAATTGCTCGTTTTCCTAAAATAGGAAAACTGCTTTTACAATTATTGTGGAACAGGGGGATTAAACAAGCCGAGCAAATAGAAGAATATTTAAAGCCAGATTGGTTTAAAAACGTTTTGGATCCTTATTTGTTTAAACACATGACCAAAGCGGTTAAACGAATTTATGAAGCTATTGGCAATAAAGAAGTTATTGCGGTTTATGGCGATTACGACGCCGACGGCGTTTGCGCGGCTACTATTTTGTTAGATACTTTAAATAAATTAGGCGCCCAAACCGAATATTATATACCGCATCGAGAAAAAGAAGGTTATGGTTTAAAAAAGGAAGCTATTAATTATTTACAAACCAAAAAAGTTAGTTTAATAATAACTTGTGATTGTGGAATTGCTAATTTAACTGAAGTGGCTTTTGCTAACAGTCAGGGCATAAATGTTATTATAACCGACCATCACCAAGCGCAAGACGCTTTGCCCGAAGCTTATGCTATTTTACATGCTGGTTTAGCAGAGGAAAAATATCCTTTTAAAAAACTTTCCGGTGGTGGTACAGCTTTTAAATTAGTTCAAGGTTTGTTGCGTTACGATGGTTGCCCCATGCCAGCTAAAGCCGGGGAAGCTTGGGAAAAATGGTTATTAGATTTAGTAGCTATTTCTACTATTGCCGATATGGTTCCAGTGCAAGGAGAAAATAGAGTTTTAGTTAATTATGGTTTAACCGTGCTTAAAAAAACTCAACGTTTGGGTTTACAAAAATTAATGCAAGTAGCTAATATAAATGTTGATAAAATTAGTGCTCAAACTGTTTCTTTTCAAATTGCTCCGCGTTTAAACGCAGCTGGTCGCCTAGACCATGCCAATACGGCTTTGGCCTTATTAATGGCTAATAATGAGCAGGAAGCGACGGAATTAGCTAAATCAATTTCTTTAACCAATAGCCGCCGCCAAAAAATAACCGAAGAAATGTTTGAAGCGGCCAAAAAACAAATAGGCGAGCTGGCGGTGGATAAATATTTAGTCCAGGCCTATCAGGCTGATTGGCAATTGGGTATGGTTGGTTTAGTGGCTGGCAAGCTGGTTCAGTATTATAATCGTCCGGCTTTGGTTTTATGTGATAATAATGGGCAAATTATGGGTTCGGGCCGCAGTGGTATAGGTGATTTTGATTTAGCCGCCACTTTTACTGATTTAAAAGAATATTTAACTAATTATGGCGGGCATAAAGAAGCGGCTGGTTTAAGTTTGCCTAAAGCCAATTTAGAAATATTTTTACAAGCCATGGATAAAGCCGCGGCTCTTAAATTAAATAAACAAAATTTATCAGCCGAGCTTAAGATTGACGCCGAACTTAAATTAGCGGAAATAAATTGGGATCTTTTACAAACAGTGTCTAAGGTTGAGCCGGTGGGCCAAACTAATCCCGGTGTATTGTTGGTTAGTCGGGGCTTGCGTTTAGAGGAAATAAATCCGGTTGGCTCGGATGGCCAGCATATTAGATTAATTATTTCTCAAGCCGGAACTAGCCAAAAGTTTATTTTTTTTAACGGAGCAACCAAAGTAATTAATTTAACCAAGGGTGCTATAATAGATGTGGTTTATCAAGTGGGGATAAACGAATGGAATGGTAATCAAGAATTGCAATTAAAAATTATTGATATTAAAAGCCATGACCAGTCATAA
- a CDS encoding ribonuclease HI family protein, giving the protein MTSHNNLIIRTDGGARGNPGPAAIGVVIETCAGQVVKKFGRYIGKATNNQAEYQALLAALQEVQKLKAEMVTCYLDSELVVKQLNREYRVKDQALAVLFIKIWNLSQGFKKISFHHVLREHNKAADALVNEALDKQELEV; this is encoded by the coding sequence ATGACCAGTCATAATAATTTAATTATTCGAACCGACGGTGGTGCTCGAGGCAACCCAGGGCCGGCGGCTATTGGCGTGGTGATAGAAACCTGCGCCGGCCAGGTGGTTAAAAAATTTGGACGTTATATAGGCAAGGCCACCAATAATCAGGCAGAATACCAAGCTTTATTAGCGGCCTTACAAGAAGTTCAAAAATTAAAAGCCGAGATGGTAACTTGTTATTTGGACAGTGAATTAGTTGTTAAACAATTAAATAGAGAATATCGGGTTAAAGATCAGGCTTTAGCAGTTTTGTTTATTAAGATTTGGAATCTTTCCCAGGGTTTTAAAAAAATCTCTTTTCATCATGTGTTAAGAGAACATAATAAAGCAGCTGATGCTTTAGTGAATGAGGCTTTGGATAAGCAGGAATTAGAAGTTTAA
- a CDS encoding sugar transferase, with protein sequence MPKLRLFLATLALPLDYVLVFLAGLTAYRLRFEGFITELRPVLFDIAWSNFVLTMVVAAGVVVVLFSLNGLYQLNRHLKFVQEISRIIAASTLGLAIIMGWFFFNPTLFGSRFIVLAAWLLVIIFVSLGRVFLRWLRYYFYKVGYGVSRLALIGQDTASQELINLFIKNKSLGFQVVVQLGIDQISNLAAWQNKIDEVIVGDPKNSHDNNLKLLEFCSANHLGFRYAADMFEAQTHNVVVQTLAGVPLIEIKRTPLDGWGRVVKRIFDIVFSLSGLIILSPVFLVLALLVLIDSGRPIWVVLDRVAESNKLFKLYKFRSMIKQAAALKSDLIKYNERSDGPLFKMSNDPRVTSLGKHLRRWSLDELPQLWNVLKGDMSLVGPRPHEPAEVANYSIYQKKLLNIKPGITGLAQISGRSNLSFNEEVKLDLFYIENWSLTQDLFILFKTIFVVLGRRNAV encoded by the coding sequence ATGCCTAAATTACGTCTTTTTTTAGCTACTTTGGCCTTACCACTGGATTATGTACTGGTTTTTTTAGCCGGTCTAACAGCTTATCGACTTCGTTTTGAAGGTTTTATAACAGAGTTAAGGCCGGTTTTATTTGATATTGCCTGGTCTAATTTTGTTTTGACTATGGTAGTGGCGGCCGGGGTCGTAGTTGTTTTGTTTTCTTTAAACGGTTTGTATCAGTTAAATAGGCACTTAAAATTTGTTCAGGAGATAAGTCGAATAATCGCAGCCAGCACTTTAGGCCTGGCTATAATAATGGGTTGGTTCTTTTTTAACCCCACCTTGTTTGGTTCTCGTTTTATTGTTTTAGCCGCTTGGCTTTTGGTTATAATTTTTGTTAGTTTAGGCCGAGTTTTTTTAAGATGGTTGCGTTACTATTTTTATAAAGTAGGTTATGGTGTTAGTCGTTTAGCTTTAATTGGTCAGGATACAGCTAGTCAGGAATTAATTAATTTATTTATTAAAAATAAATCTTTGGGTTTCCAAGTCGTTGTTCAGTTAGGTATTGACCAAATAAGTAATTTAGCGGCTTGGCAAAATAAAATAGATGAAGTAATAGTTGGTGACCCTAAAAATAGCCATGATAATAATTTAAAATTATTAGAATTTTGTTCAGCTAATCATTTGGGTTTTCGTTACGCCGCCGATATGTTTGAGGCCCAAACCCATAATGTGGTAGTGCAAACTTTAGCCGGCGTGCCTTTAATTGAAATTAAAAGAACGCCCTTAGATGGTTGGGGCCGGGTGGTTAAAAGAATTTTTGATATAGTTTTTTCTTTAAGTGGTTTAATTATTTTAAGTCCGGTATTTTTGGTGTTGGCCTTGTTGGTGCTTATAGATTCTGGCCGACCGATTTGGGTGGTGTTGGATAGGGTAGCCGAAAGCAATAAATTGTTTAAACTTTATAAATTTCGTTCCATGATAAAACAGGCGGCAGCTCTAAAATCTGATTTAATAAAGTATAATGAACGATCGGATGGACCTTTGTTTAAAATGAGCAACGACCCCAGGGTAACTTCTTTGGGCAAGCATTTGCGACGCTGGTCCTTAGACGAATTACCTCAGTTATGGAATGTTTTAAAGGGGGATATGTCTTTGGTTGGCCCTAGGCCGCATGAACCGGCCGAAGTAGCTAATTATTCTATTTATCAAAAAAAACTTTTAAATATTAAACCAGGTATTACCGGTTTAGCTCAAATATCCGGCCGGTCTAATTTAAGTTTTAATGAAGAAGTTAAGTTAGATTTATTTTATATAGAAAATTGGTCTCTAACTCAGGATTTGTTTATATTATTCAAAACCATTTTTGTTGTTTTGGGTCGGCGTAACGCGGTTTAA
- a CDS encoding glycosyltransferase gives MKIALAHDHLNQIGGAENVLAEFHRFYPEAPIFTLLHDQEAMANFTKDWDVRTSFIQDLPGGLRFFKWFLSLMPAAVEHFDLRDYDLVITSASALIKGVLVQPEAVNICYCHTPTRYLWSDTHSYTSDLPQPRIIKKVLPLVLSKLRQWDFVAAQRVDHYVANSNFVAARIAKYYRRQAKVIYPPVNTDLWGEPQEPEDFFLLVSRLRPYKKVDLAIKAFNKLGIPLKIIGSGEQTEELKALAGKNIEFLGQVTDQVKADYLARCRALIHPQEEDFGLTVIEAMAAGRPVIAYAAGGALETINPGQNGVFFKEQSWEALADAVIRFRYQDFDQLAIQQTATRFSRQQFAQNWQAYVDGLKIKNNL, from the coding sequence ATGAAAATAGCTTTAGCTCATGATCATTTGAATCAAATTGGTGGCGCCGAAAACGTTTTAGCTGAATTTCATCGCTTTTATCCCGAAGCGCCGATTTTTACGTTATTACATGATCAGGAAGCCATGGCTAATTTTACTAAAGATTGGGATGTACGAACTTCTTTTATACAAGATTTACCCGGGGGTTTAAGATTTTTTAAATGGTTTTTGTCTCTTATGCCGGCGGCCGTGGAGCATTTTGATTTAAGAGATTATGATTTGGTTATTACTTCGGCTTCAGCTTTAATAAAAGGTGTTCTAGTTCAACCGGAAGCAGTAAATATTTGTTATTGCCATACGCCGACTCGCTATTTATGGAGCGATACACATAGTTATACTTCCGATTTGCCTCAACCAAGAATTATTAAAAAGGTTTTACCTTTGGTTCTTAGTAAATTAAGGCAGTGGGATTTTGTGGCTGCTCAAAGAGTAGACCATTATGTGGCCAATTCTAATTTTGTGGCGGCTCGCATTGCTAAATATTATCGGCGCCAGGCTAAAGTTATTTATCCGCCGGTTAATACTGATTTGTGGGGCGAACCTCAAGAGCCAGAAGATTTCTTTTTGTTGGTCTCGCGCTTACGGCCTTATAAAAAAGTGGATTTAGCCATTAAAGCCTTTAATAAACTGGGCATTCCCTTAAAAATAATCGGCAGCGGTGAGCAAACAGAAGAATTAAAAGCTTTGGCTGGAAAAAATATAGAATTTTTAGGTCAGGTAACCGATCAGGTTAAGGCGGATTATTTGGCCCGTTGTCGCGCTTTAATTCATCCCCAAGAAGAAGATTTTGGTTTAACAGTCATTGAAGCTATGGCGGCTGGCCGGCCGGTTATCGCTTACGCGGCTGGCGGTGCTTTAGAAACCATTAACCCTGGTCAAAATGGGGTATTTTTTAAAGAACAAAGTTGGGAAGCTTTAGCCGACGCGGTTATACGTTTTCGTTATCAAGATTTTGATCAGTTGGCTATTCAACAAACCGCTACTCGTTTTTCTCGCCAGCAATTCGCTCAAAATTGGCAAGCTTATGTAGACGGTTTAAAAATAAAAAATAATTTATGA
- a CDS encoding glycosyltransferase family 4 protein: MIIGLDLRCLQDNWRTGVGEYAWQTIKHLAEPNFKLNLIGYANAAGSIKLPEDLPANLKLIRQRIPNRLKNLSFYLGLENIESALTINKQAPDVLWLPNPMFVNWSASQPAVLTVHDLSFIHYKKFFPGRGRLWYFPMVKKLLRQLPKTTKIAAVSNYTADDLLEQYPNLTGQVEVVYPGVEEKYFPQIAIDKLTPVLAKYNLSRPYFLTLGTIEPRKNHLLLLNLYSRLVQKNPAYPYDLVIAGAWGWRTKKISALLKKLKLGDRVKVLGYLPAEDKPFLYQGAKLFLYPSFYEGFGMPVLEAMASGLPVLASQTSSLPEVVGESGLLLNPYDLKPWLKAVEQLISDDSLASQFSQAGRIRAKDFTWSKTAASYVALFVNSQ; encoded by the coding sequence ATGATTATCGGCCTAGATTTAAGATGTTTGCAGGATAATTGGCGAACCGGCGTGGGGGAATATGCCTGGCAAACCATTAAGCATTTAGCAGAACCTAATTTTAAATTAAATTTAATTGGTTACGCCAATGCGGCCGGTTCTATAAAGTTGCCGGAGGATTTACCTGCTAACTTAAAATTAATCAGACAAAGAATTCCTAATCGTCTTAAGAATTTATCCTTTTATTTGGGCTTAGAAAATATTGAATCCGCTTTAACCATTAATAAGCAGGCGCCAGATGTTTTGTGGTTACCTAATCCCATGTTTGTTAATTGGTCAGCCAGCCAGCCAGCTGTTTTAACCGTGCATGATTTATCTTTTATTCATTATAAAAAATTTTTCCCTGGGCGTGGCCGTTTATGGTATTTTCCTATGGTTAAAAAACTTTTGCGACAATTACCCAAAACTACTAAAATTGCGGCGGTTTCTAATTATACAGCCGATGATTTGTTGGAGCAGTATCCTAATTTAACCGGTCAGGTGGAAGTTGTTTACCCAGGGGTGGAAGAAAAATATTTTCCACAAATAGCAATCGATAAACTCACGCCCGTATTGGCTAAATATAATTTGTCGCGGCCCTATTTTTTAACCTTGGGAACTATTGAGCCTAGGAAAAATCATTTATTGCTACTTAATTTATACAGCCGTTTAGTACAAAAAAATCCAGCTTATCCCTATGATTTAGTAATAGCTGGCGCTTGGGGTTGGCGGACTAAAAAAATTTCTGCTTTATTAAAAAAATTAAAATTAGGTGATCGGGTAAAAGTTTTAGGTTATCTACCGGCTGAGGATAAACCGTTTCTTTATCAAGGCGCTAAATTATTTCTTTATCCGTCCTTTTACGAAGGCTTTGGTATGCCGGTTTTAGAAGCTATGGCTTCGGGCTTACCAGTCTTAGCCAGTCAAACTTCCTCTTTACCCGAAGTGGTGGGTGAGAGCGGTTTATTACTTAATCCTTATGATTTAAAGCCCTGGCTTAAAGCTGTGGAGCAATTAATTAGTGATGATTCTTTAGCCAGTCAATTTAGCCAAGCTGGAAGAATTAGAGCTAAAGATTTTACTTGGTCCAAAACAGCTGCCAGTTACGTGGCTTTGTTTGTAAATAGTCAATAA
- a CDS encoding glycosyltransferase family 4 protein: MRLAIDARLFGPRQHRGLGRYLSNLINQLAKQDKLNDYFLLINPKNSEQPENLPSNFHLVKAPWPVYGLAEQFFLPRLIVKLKVDLVHYPHFNVPWLTPRPYLVTVHDLIIHHFPFSRTSSLPKFLYFIKLSVYYAVIKRAVSRAAQVLTVSHSTAQDLISHYPKIKSKIAVIYLAPTPSQPTDLQVGYDYFLVVGAAYPHKNLERLILAYAAGNFANKNIKLLVVGREDFFTNRLKKLIKDKNLDSAVIFWGPASEGDLAALYSQATAYVLPSLWEGFGFGPLEALAYHKPVVVSALPVLKEILGQAPIYFNPQQVEDIKNKLQEALDKPIAKVFSPATLPRIYDWSITGQQVLAIYQSFKTRLQVE; encoded by the coding sequence ATGCGCTTAGCTATTGATGCCAGATTATTCGGTCCCAGGCAACATCGCGGTTTAGGCCGTTATCTTAGTAATTTGATTAATCAATTAGCTAAACAGGATAAGCTGAATGATTATTTTTTATTGATTAATCCCAAAAATAGCGAACAGCCTGAAAATTTGCCCAGTAATTTTCATTTAGTAAAGGCTCCTTGGCCAGTTTATGGTTTAGCTGAGCAATTTTTTTTACCCAGGTTAATTGTCAAATTAAAAGTTGATTTAGTCCACTATCCTCATTTTAATGTACCCTGGTTAACACCGCGGCCTTATTTGGTTACAGTACATGATCTTATTATTCATCATTTTCCTTTTAGTCGAACCAGTTCTTTGCCTAAGTTTTTATATTTTATAAAATTGTCGGTTTATTATGCCGTAATTAAACGGGCAGTTAGTCGGGCCGCCCAAGTTTTAACAGTCAGCCACAGCACGGCTCAAGACTTAATAAGTCACTATCCAAAAATTAAAAGTAAAATAGCGGTTATTTATTTGGCCCCGACCCCTAGCCAGCCAACGGATTTGCAAGTTGGTTATGATTATTTTTTGGTGGTTGGAGCAGCTTATCCGCACAAAAATTTAGAGCGTTTAATTTTAGCTTATGCGGCTGGTAATTTTGCCAATAAAAATATTAAATTGCTAGTGGTTGGTCGGGAAGATTTTTTTACTAATCGTTTAAAAAAATTAATTAAAGATAAAAATTTAGACTCGGCTGTTATTTTTTGGGGCCCAGCCAGCGAAGGGGATTTAGCCGCCCTTTATAGCCAGGCCACAGCTTATGTTTTACCTTCTTTGTGGGAGGGGTTTGGTTTTGGTCCCTTAGAAGCCCTGGCTTACCATAAGCCGGTGGTAGTATCGGCTTTGCCAGTTCTTAAAGAAATACTCGGCCAAGCGCCAATTTATTTTAATCCGCAACAGGTGGAGGATATAAAAAATAAATTACAAGAAGCACTGGACAAGCCAATTGCCAAAGTTTTTTCACCAGCCACCTTGCCACGGATTTATGATTGGTCTATTACTGGACAGCAAGTTTTAGCCATTTATCAATCATTTAAAACACGACTACAGGTTGAATAA
- a CDS encoding DUF4012 domain-containing protein, translating into MTAKNNLSKQKSDNGWQWWSLNLSTSANQLKKSKISLSRHVLNLRADLKPIIEEAPIKQVPNVVLPKVWPKKNNDFKLKKSVKGLNHYFNQVLKRGSGRYYNQARDVSLIVLVETVLWLSEAVWYLLLSAFLNVYQESGPLIKDIKADIKEFKRLLGLAMFSPWRLITVSQSSNSKSSAGQRVDLTLPVDKKKIVWLQAAGFMILSLVIVVPFKVVATWQSLQERQSTVMSLSHQAIEMIKNGTVNLSNGDIDMAGDNFNQAAATFDQAAKQLQLWPERVMVLLSRLPGKPQQYVAGSYLLQASREVSQAAVLAVESWRSIIGATPEQLGNHLGDTLSVLENTLQEIQPHLDKAADNLSKVDPDSLPQELKERFVLLRQELNQLNGLLHNLMALPVFLQRVVGQTESKTYVVVFQNSSELRPTGGFMGSLAFLDISQGAVQKVNIPGGGPYDFQGSLSRLISPPPPLRLVRGTWQLQDANWWFDWPTSAKKIQWFITESGGPSTNGVIAITPDLVLDLLKLTGPLDFPTYNKVLTADNFLRETQLAVEVDYDRQANRPKQFIADLAPLLVEKVMQLSPAKKGQALLLLEKALASRSLQFYLSDPNLQAEILTYGWAGQVKSVPMDYLAVVRTNIGGGKTDLVTQDTLRHSVEITPTGEMIAKISYQRQHQGRAEDIFEKRRNVDYVRFYLPLGSTLLLARGFTPPPDNYFRAVPEEAELDEDLRLHEEYIATDKESGTRISEESGKTVFANWLSVAPGETQEVNLVYKLPFVLPSTAGWQDLRRYQIYFQRQAGVQPIDFLSTVTWPKDWSVRWQNSSDSLRKQDNQLIFTSDLSKDAYYGLILENLSAAN; encoded by the coding sequence ATGACTGCTAAAAATAATTTAAGTAAACAAAAATCCGATAATGGTTGGCAATGGTGGAGTTTAAACTTGTCCACCTCAGCCAATCAGCTTAAAAAAAGTAAAATTAGTTTATCGCGTCACGTACTTAATTTAAGGGCTGATTTAAAGCCAATTATTGAAGAGGCGCCAATTAAACAGGTGCCCAACGTAGTTTTACCAAAAGTCTGGCCTAAAAAAAATAATGACTTTAAATTAAAAAAATCTGTCAAAGGATTAAATCATTATTTTAATCAGGTATTAAAAAGGGGGAGTGGTCGTTATTATAACCAAGCGCGCGATGTTAGTTTAATAGTTTTAGTCGAAACGGTTTTGTGGTTAAGCGAAGCTGTTTGGTACTTATTGTTATCAGCTTTTTTAAATGTTTATCAAGAATCCGGCCCTTTAATAAAGGATATTAAGGCGGATATTAAAGAGTTTAAACGTCTACTTGGTTTGGCTATGTTTTCTCCGTGGCGTTTAATAACTGTTAGTCAAAGTTCTAACTCTAAATCTTCGGCTGGTCAGCGGGTGGATTTAACTTTGCCGGTTGATAAAAAAAAGATAGTTTGGTTGCAAGCGGCCGGCTTTATGATTTTGTCGTTGGTTATAGTGGTGCCCTTTAAAGTAGTGGCCACTTGGCAATCTTTGCAGGAGCGTCAGTCCACGGTTATGTCTTTATCACATCAAGCTATTGAGATGATTAAAAATGGCACAGTTAATTTGAGTAATGGTGATATTGATATGGCTGGTGATAATTTCAATCAGGCCGCCGCTACTTTTGACCAAGCGGCTAAACAATTACAGCTCTGGCCAGAAAGAGTTATGGTTCTGTTATCCCGTTTGCCGGGCAAACCGCAACAGTATGTGGCCGGTAGTTATTTACTTCAAGCTAGTCGGGAGGTTTCTCAGGCAGCTGTTTTGGCTGTGGAATCTTGGCGCAGTATTATTGGCGCCACACCAGAGCAATTAGGTAACCACTTAGGGGATACCTTATCTGTTTTAGAAAATACTTTACAAGAAATTCAACCTCATTTGGATAAAGCCGCTGATAATTTAAGCAAAGTGGATCCAGATTCTCTACCCCAAGAACTTAAAGAACGTTTTGTTTTACTGCGTCAGGAACTTAATCAGTTAAATGGTTTGCTCCATAATTTAATGGCTTTACCGGTTTTTTTACAGCGAGTTGTTGGCCAAACCGAAAGCAAAACTTATGTAGTAGTTTTTCAAAATTCTAGTGAACTTAGGCCCACTGGCGGTTTTATGGGTAGTTTAGCTTTTTTGGATATAAGTCAGGGTGCGGTACAAAAAGTTAATATTCCTGGGGGCGGACCTTATGATTTTCAAGGTTCTTTAAGTCGTTTAATCAGCCCACCACCGCCTTTACGTTTGGTGCGGGGTACTTGGCAATTGCAAGATGCTAATTGGTGGTTTGATTGGCCAACCTCGGCTAAAAAAATTCAATGGTTTATTACTGAATCAGGCGGTCCCAGTACCAACGGCGTAATTGCTATAACACCGGACTTGGTACTGGATTTGCTTAAATTAACCGGCCCGCTGGATTTTCCAACTTACAACAAAGTTTTAACGGCTGATAATTTTTTGCGGGAAACCCAACTGGCTGTGGAAGTGGATTATGATAGACAGGCTAATAGACCTAAACAATTCATTGCCGATTTAGCACCTTTGTTAGTGGAAAAAGTTATGCAGTTGTCGCCGGCTAAAAAAGGCCAGGCCTTATTGTTGTTGGAAAAAGCTTTAGCTAGTCGCAGTTTGCAATTTTATTTAAGCGATCCTAATTTACAAGCGGAAATTTTAACTTATGGTTGGGCCGGCCAAGTAAAAAGCGTGCCCATGGATTATTTAGCCGTGGTGCGCACTAATATCGGTGGCGGTAAAACCGATTTAGTTACCCAAGATACTTTGCGCCACAGTGTAGAAATAACCCCGACTGGCGAAATGATTGCCAAAATTAGTTATCAGCGCCAACATCAAGGGCGAGCTGAGGATATTTTTGAAAAAAGACGAAATGTTGATTATGTTAGATTTTATTTACCTTTAGGTTCTACTCTTTTATTGGCTCGTGGTTTTACACCGCCGCCAGATAATTATTTTAGAGCCGTGCCCGAGGAAGCGGAATTGGACGAAGATTTAAGATTGCACGAAGAATATATAGCTACAGATAAAGAGTCGGGCACCAGAATTAGCGAAGAATCTGGTAAAACGGTTTTTGCTAACTGGCTTAGCGTAGCTCCTGGGGAAACGCAAGAAGTAAACTTGGTTTATAAATTACCTTTTGTTTTGCCCTCCACCGCTGGTTGGCAAGATTTACGGCGTTATCAAATATATTTCCAAAGGCAGGCTGGTGTTCAGCCAATTGATTTTTTGTCTACAGTCACTTGGCCTAAAGATTGGTCGGTCCGTTGGCAAAACTCTTCCGATAGTTTGCGCAAACAAGACAATCAACTAATTTTTACCAGTGATTTATCCAAAGACGCTTATTATGGTTTGATTTTAGAAAATTTATCAGCAGCTAATTAG